Within the Oncorhynchus tshawytscha isolate Ot180627B unplaced genomic scaffold, Otsh_v2.0 Un_scaffold_1528_pilon_pilon, whole genome shotgun sequence genome, the region GTAAGCACAACCCCCTCTGTTCCCTGTTTCTGCATTGAAAGTCATCTGTCCTTGTTTACCAGTGTGCTGaagctgttcctgtcttgttctatgtctgtTCACAATTAAtatttgactccccgtacctgcttctcatctccggcgTCGGTCCTTAAATTATGACAGAGATgaacaaaggcggaggtagcggtcctgctgctgggttgttgccctcctacagcctcctccacgtctcctgatgtactggcctgtctcctggtagcgcctccattctctggacactacgctgacagacacagcaaaccttcttgccacagctcgcattgaggGGAATATGACGGAAGAAATATGAGCGGAATATGATAGAGGGTAATATGATGGGAATATGATAGAGGGTAATATGATATATAAGGAAAATGATAGAGGGGAATATGATAGAGGGGAATATGATGGAAGGGAATATGATAGAGGGATTATGATGGAAGGGAATATGATGAGGGGAATTTTAGGGAATATGATGTGACGATTTTAGTTTGtatatcttggtggggcaaagaaaaaaaaaaatgttggatgCATGCCAACAAAACCACTACACaatacaacactaaacaatacattaattgcactaacGGTGAAAGATGGTGCCCACAtactgttagagcctacataaagctgtcccaacagctgAGTCCCAACATCAGTACAACTGctgcacctggctatcagcaaagCCTTGTCTGGTAGTGGAATAGTTCATTCATTCGGTGAGGCACATGGTCTGCTAACAGCTTacttactttcttagctacagtatatatatctctctgCCATATTAcgtcatttatgcagcagcatacaatacatttttggactcaccttgttgtgctgtgctcacttgaacaggaaggtggtgcggctGTCCATCGTGGGAAAATTTTGTCAGCATACTTTGTTATCAAAGTCTGGTATCCTCTGGattcatggtgctttcaagaaaactgggaactcaacaacaacaaaaagcttgaattgatgtcagtgatcttcaagcTCTAGAATGAGGCCTGAGGAACTGAGCTGGATGAAAGTTCAGTGTATTTTCCCAAGCTCAAAATGTCTTGAACTTactaaagtcagattttgcaCGAGTTAACAGTGCACAAATAatcttcattgacagcatggccaatgttgaatgtttatgatTTTAAATGAAAAGAGACCCCTTAGACTTGGGTTCCagtgaatagcaggctaatgattgcaTTGCAATGGAGTTAGccacagttagccactgattcctcccaaaccactcattgttgagtCCAATGGCCAATTGTTTTATCTAaaattaacaaatcaaaatatattatatatttgagattcttcaaagttgccacccgttgccttgatgtcagctttgtaCACTTTTGGcgatctctcaaccagcttcacctggaatgcttttccaacagtcttgaaggagttcccacatatgctgagcacttgttggctgcttttccttcactctgtggtcaaactcatcccaaaccatctcaattgggttgaggtcgggtgattgtggaggccaggtcatctgatgcagcactcatcactctccttcttgttcaaatagcccttacacagcctggaggtgtgttgggtcattgtcctgttgaaaacaaatgagagttccactaagtgcaaaccagatgggatggcggatcgctgcagaatgctgtggtagccatgccggttaagtgtgcttgaattctaaataaatcccagacagtgtcaccagcaaagcacctccataccatcacacctcctccatgcttcacgctgGGAACTacatatgcggagatcatccattcacctactctgcatctcacaaagacacagcggttggaaccaaaatctcaaatttggactgatcagacaaatggacagatttccactggtctaatgtctattgcttgtgtttctaggcccaagcaagtgtcttcttattattggtgtcctttagtagtggtttctttgcagaaatttgaccatgaaggactgattcatgcagtctcctctgaacagttgatgttgagatgtgtctgttacttgaactctgtgaagcatttctttggaatgcaatttatgaggctggtaactctaatgaacgtatcctctgcagcagaggtaactctgggtcttcctttcctgtggcggtcctcatgagagccagtttcatcatggccTTGATGTCGGCAGGGTAGTGGTTTCTAGTAACCGGAaatcaaaccccgagctgacaaggtacaaataaatctgttgttctgcccctgaacaggcagttaacccactgttcctaggccgtcattgaaaataagaatttgttcttaactgacttgcctggttaaataaaggaaatgcttggttcttcaaatcaaatcaaagtttattttgtcacaatacaacaggtgtagagaaatgcttggcTCTAACCAATAATGCAagaaaggtattaggtgaacaataggtaagtaaagaaataaaacaacagtaaaaagacagtgaaaaataacagtagcgaggctataaaagtagcgaggctacatacctgttagtcaggctgattgaggtagtatgtacatgtagatatgattaaagtgactgtgcatatatgatgaacagagagtagcagtagcgtaaaatagGGGTTGACTGGTGGAGGGTGGCGGGACATAATGCAGATAACCCGTTTAGCCAATGTGTGGgcgcactggttggtcgggccaattgaggaagtatgtacatgaatgtatatttaaagtgactgtgcatatatgataaacacagagtagcagcagcgtacaagaggggttgggggggaactgtcaaagttcttgacattttgcTGATTgtctgatcttcatgtcttaaagtaatgatggactgtcatttctcgtTGCtgttttgagctgttcttgccataatatggacttttttttaaagtgtacctatgatgaaaattacaggcctctctcatctttttaagtggaagaacttgcacaattggtggctgactaaatactttcccccccactgtatgtgttatttcatagttttgatgtcttcactattattctacaatgtagaaaaaaagagaaaaaaaccttgaatgagtaggtgtgtccaaacgtttgactggtaaaCATTGACATTAGTGGTAGGCTGAGATCAAACAAATAACCTAAGTAAACCTGGATGCTAGTTGTGATATCTAAAACATATTGACTTTGAATTAGTCAAAACACCTGTATTATGAATGGTCAACCATTTGAAATGAGGTAGagcattttatttgaataaaAAATGTGGTTACATGGATTCAATGCAAATATCAGTTATGACTGTGCTGCATAGGCTAAAAAAGTGAATTGTTCCAGCATTTGACTACACATGAGAGCTTCTGTGGGTAGTCATGGCAATGAGGCCTTCATTGTGACATCACAAGATTCTGATTCTGGGAGGTTAACTGTtgtacagacaaacagaacagtGTAAAGGTACTGATTCAACTAACTACTGACAGATTATTAATGTCCTAtttcattagagagagagagaacacactgctTACTGGAGAGGTAGGTTGTAATATAACTTACTGTATAACTATGTTTCTGTAGAATAACTACTTTTCAAATTACTTGTGTACTTACATTACCTTTTATTTAGGCCTAACATGCAATCATGGTGACAAGTGAAACTGTTGACGAGAGACAGTTTGTTTGAATCCAATTTTTGTGAGAAAATGGTTCATCCTGACACCTGAGATGACATGTTAGTTGTTGTAGTGAGCCAGGCTAATGGCAAATGCATTATATTGATGAAAGAAAACCCTCTCTCTGTTAATAACAACTGATATTGTAATCAATTATCTGAATAAATATGTACCAAAAGGGAAGGTTATGTAAAAAAACAAGTCGACCTACCTAATTTGTAGTTGCTAAATTGCTAATGAAAATCAGTTTTTCTTAAATGAATGGTCATCCATTTCAAATGGTTGAATTGATCTTTACTCTTTACATGAAGGTGCACACAGGGGCACTCAAAGAGAAGACTGGAGTGTTTACCTCCTTGTTTTATACAATATATGAAACTGTACAATAAGTTAGGTCCTGCATGGATACAGAGTCATTTTCTACCCCAAACCTTTTTTGAATGATATGATATAAGTGATTAGTGTGTTTTGTGAAAACCAGGCCCAATAtggaggagtggggggggggttgaaaATGACTGGATAAGGCTCAGTAGTAACGTACAGAGGGAGACTGAAGTTTTCTTTTTAAAGTCTGTGTTGTGCTTTGTCATCTCCAATGGCAACGCCTTGCATCACAATGATGATGTCATAAAGGATATTGTGCACATAATGATAGGAAAGGCAAAAATTTGATTCATTTGAACTTGGTCGAGTTTCAGGTAGCCAACTTTTTACTAGTAATTCAGATAGGCCTATTGCGTAATCACCTCTGGATCAGGATTGTCACTTGCTTCATTGTAAGTAAATGGGAAGAAAATGTGTGCACATTGTAAAGAGATGCATTATTCTTTGGTGAGCAACACGCCACTTACTACAACGTTATGTATTTTTCAGAGTTATTGTTAGCTAGGAGGAAGACATGGAGGGTTCAATGCTGACACAGAGGAGGGCTGAGTGTCAGTTGAAGGAAAGGGAGATCCAGACAGACTACATGATGGAGCTGGGAGCCAGGTTGGCTCTGGTGAGACAGATCCagagggagcaggagaaggagatgaagaggatTTGGTTTGAGACGAGGAAAATGCCAAGCCTGATTGAGGAGGTAACAAGACCAACTTTGACAAAGTTGACTAGAGTTCTATTGAACAATATTGATTAAAGCAAATACATGTCAATATCCGGGCAAAATGATATGCCATGAATTGTAAGCTAACAATATTTTGTCTGACATCTTTTCTTGTGTTGTatcgtgtctgtctctctgtttgagtATTGTTATGGACATAGTCCTCAGTTCTTATGGTTgtcttaaataaataaaaagaactAGACCAAGCGATCTCTCGTAGACCTTCATATCAGGATTatatggttgtcccacctagttaCCTTAagttgaatgcactaactgtaagtcgttctggataaaagcatctgctagatgtctaaaatgtcaaatgttatgcTGGGTGTGGGGCATGTATTTTTACAATTAGTTGACCCATTGGCTAGAAGACCCAGGGTTGGTACAGACTGGTGCAGAGCATCTGAGAGGACActagatatatacagtgcctttggaaagaatTCGGACACCTTGACTTTAGCTACTTTTTTTAACCTaatagccttattttaaaattgattgaatatatgcaaattctcagcaatctacaaacaataccccatattgacaaagcaaatacaggtttttagaaatgttgaaaTACCttttttacgtaagtattcagaccctttgctatgagactgtaAATTATCTCAtgttcatcctgtttccactgatcatccttgagatgtttctgcaacatGACTGGAATCCACCAGTTGTAttttcaactgattggacatgatttggaaaggcacacacctgtctatataaggtcccacagttgacagttcatgtcagagcaaacaacaaaccatgaggttgaaggaattctccgtagagctccgaaacaggattgtgtcgaggcacagatctggggaagggtacaaaaccTCTCctcaacattgaaggtccccaagaacgcactgttctccatcattcttaaatggaagatgtttggaaccaccaagactcttcctagagctggccgcccagccaaactgagcaatcgggggagaagggctttggtcagggaggtgaccaagaaccagatggtgactctgacagagctctagatttcctctgtggagatgggagaaccttccagaaggacaatcatctctgcagcactccatcaatcaggcctttaaggtagagtggccagatggaagctactcctcagtagaaggcacatgacagcctgcttggagtttgccaaaaggcacctgaagtctctcagaccatgagaaacaagatgctctggtctgatgaaatcaagattgaactcttttgcccCAATGCCAAGGGTCACATCTGGAGTAAATCTGCCACCACcccttcggtgaagcatggtggtggcagcatcatgctgtggggatgtttttcaattgcagggaatgggagactagtcaggatctaggcaaagatgaacagagcaaagtacagagagatccttgattacaacctgctccagaacaaTCAGGACCTCAGAGTATGGTGAAgagtcaccttccaacagaacaatgaccctatgtacatagccaagacaacgcagaagtttcttcgggacaagtctctgaatgtcctttattGGCCCATCCAGAGACTGGACTTgtacctgatcgaacatctctggagagaccggaaaatagctgtgcagaaaatctccccatccaacctaacttGGATTCTCCTAAGATTGGGAGAATTCCCCAAACACAAGATTTCCAAGCTTGTAGCttaatacccaagaagattctatgctaaaatcgctgccaaaggtgcttcaacaacgtactgagtaaagggtctggatacttatgtaaatgtgatatttcacatTTTCTTTGTAATGAATTTGGAACaattctgtttttgctttgccattatgggctattgtgtgtagattgatgagggaaaaaaacgatttattAAATTTTTGAAttaggctgtaaggtaacaaaatgtggaaaaagtgaaggggtctgaatactttccgaaggcactgtatatgtgatgTATAAGTAAATAGCGTTGACTCATAAAGTATGTATGTCGTGAATGTGATCACTTTCAACATGTCTGTTTCTTTTCTCCCGCAGAATGTGAGAGATGTGACCAACCGTCCACTCACTGAGTTCATGGCTCCCTGTATTGACTCCCTCCCACCGCTGGCTTTCACCAATCGGAGGCCTATACCAACCATGTTACATCCCCCCTCTCAATTGGCCATACGCGCTCAGGATGCACAGCGGTTCATTGTATTTTCATACTTTGTCCCTGCTGAGTGCCCAGTTGCCACAGAGGCCACAGCAGATGTATCTACTGGTAAAAGAGAGGACTTATTGACAGATACACATCTTTCCTCAATGCTGCATCGATACCTGCCACACTTCTTTAACGATGACTCCATTCCACCACAGCAGACAGTAGAGGGAACCACTGAGCTCTCAGTTGCTCCAGTGGCAATATCTAATATAAAGGAAGAGGACAGATTCTATCCTTTCTCCCTCCCACCACTGGCTCAGCGGTTCGTTGGCAATTCATTAATTGTCCCAGGAACCTCCCAGCCTGCTGTTTCAGCCACAGAGTGCCGAGTTGCCAAAGAGGCCACTGCAGACACAGCCACTGTCAAGAGAGAGAACCGATGGGCAGCCAGAAGTCTTCCTTCAGTGCTGCCTCCATGCCTGCCACCAGTCTTTGACGATGACTTCAAGCCTACAGAGCagacagtagaggatgcctatGAGGTCTCAGGTGCTACAGAGAACACTTCAGGCACAGCTACTGTTGATGGAGTGGACAGATCAACAGCTAAATGCCCTGTCCCAATGCTGCCTCCAAGTCTGCCACCTGTCTTTGACAATGACTACAAACTGCCAGAGGAGGCAGTAGAGGGAACCAACAAGTGTCCAGTCGCCAGTGAATCTGCCGCTTCCGTGTCCGCTGTCCTCCAAGAGGAGTTTTCAGCTGATAAGAGTCTTCCTGCACCCGCAGCACTGCCTCTAAGGCTGCCCTGCACCCACAGCATTGACCACAAACAGCTATGGGAGAAAGTTGAGGACAACACAGAGTTCTCAGTAGACAAAGAAGCAACTGTTGCCATTTACACTTGGGAAGATAAAAGTCCTTCAGTTCTGCCATGCATCCACAACAACAACGACCACCAACTGCCAGAGGAGACAGTTGAGGACAACACAGAGTGCTCAGTTGACACCGAGGCAAGTGCAGTTGCATCCACTGTTAAGAGAGAGGAACTGACTTGTGATAAAAGCCCTGTCCGAGCAATTCCTCCAATCCTGGGATGCATCCATGACAAGGAccacaaggaggaggtgagacagagggagggattgaAGCGTGAGGCGGACTGTGCCCATTCCAAGAGCTCCAATGGGATGCCGTcatcagagagagcagagaccatccTTGGAAGAGTGGGCTTTCTGGTCATGAACCACATGCAGAAAATCCCATTTTTGAAGATGAAGGAAAAAGAGAAAAATAAGAAACTGCATAAGAAGTTGAAAGAtgacgagaaagagagaaaggagaagaaaaacaaggaggaggagaacaaaaagagggagaagaaagagatgaatgagagagagaaagagcagaagaAAGTCATGAAGgctgagaaaaagagggagaagttagaacagaaaaagagagagaaggaaagaaaagagaaggaaaagGCAGAGAAAAAGAGGTTAGAGGGGCTGATGAAGATACATAATCACATGATGAAAGACAGGATTAAGAAAGAGAAGAAGTGTTCTGAGGagctgaaaaagagagagaaagctcaAGCTGAGTTcttggagatggagagaaagattcaagaaaaggaggagaagaagagagaaaagatgaggaaagaggagaggaagagactagAGAAGAAAAAGAGGGAGCCAGCTGGAGGTGGAACTGAGAGGGTGATAGAAGAGCAGGGAAAGGATGAAAGCTTGAAGATGGATGAGTAGACTgggtatttagagagagagagcagggaggtaTACGATATTTTTGCATGcaatgaaaaaaataatttaaaaaatcaatAAAAAGGTTTACTCTCTGTTTGATTTTTGTCAAGGCATACTgtataacacagtataaacacCCAATGTTTACATTTCACAAATCTGGGGAGTGTTGCACTGTTAAAATGTTGAATTCCAAATCTACCCGATGGAGTGGAGCTGTGCTGAGATgaggaggaaggaaagggagtgggagtggatggaggatagagaggaatTTGATATAGAGGAATATGATAGAGAGGAATATGATAGAGAGGAATATGATAGAGGGGAATATGATAGAGAGGAATATGATAGAGAGGAATATGATAGAGAGGAATATGATAGAGGAATATGATAGAGAGGAATATGATAGAGGAATATGATAGAGTGGAATATGATATAGGGGAATATGATAGAGAGGAATATGATACAGATGAATATGCTAGAGAGGAATATGatattttattaattttatttaattgaacatttatttaactaggcaagtcagttaatgtcACGTCTAATCAAGGTGAGTGGAATCAGGTGCAGAGAGCAGATAGCGATATAAAGTTTATTCTccggtgaacaaaacaaacacggtcaacccaaacacacacagggtgaaattatccaacacaggataacagactaaccggagaataagaaacacaataacaccgacagacgaaaaatgaatgacaaaataaacaatcccgcacaaaacaagggtgggacaacctacattatatacagacactaattaactaaacaacacacaggtgaaaccaatcagacaaaaccaacagatacacgaaaagggatcggtagtggctagtaggacggtgacgacgaccgccgagcaccgcccgaacgggcaggagagccaacctcggcagaagtcgtgacagttaagaacaaattttgatttacaatgacggcctaccaaaaggtaaaaggcctcctgcggggatgggggcttggagtaaaaatataaatataggacaaaacacacatcacaacaagaatgacaacacaacactacataatgatagACCCAACACGACAACATAGcacggcagcaacacaacatggttgcAACAGAACCTGACAACAACATGGAGGCAACACAACATGTTAGCAGAACAAAACAGGGCACAAACATTGTAAGGCAcagaaaacaacaaaaaacacaagaAGGTagggacaacaatacatcactcaAAGCTGCCatagagggaatatgatagaGGCACATGATAGAGGGGAATATGACTAAGGGAGTATGAaatagaggaatatgatagaGGGAATATGAAATAGAGGATTATGACAGAGGAATACAATAGAGAGGTATATGATAGAGGAATACAATAGAGATGAATATGACAGAGGAATATGCTAGAGGGGAATATTATAGAGGAATatgatagagggaatatgatagagggaatatgatagagaggaatatgatagagggaatatgatagagtgaatatgatagagaggaatatgatagagatagaggggaaaTATGAGGGGAATATGAGGAtaaatatgatatgatatgagaGAGGAATATGATAGAGGAATATGATAGAGGGAATAAGAGAGGAATATGATAGAGGGGAATATGATAAAGGGGAATATGATAGAGGGTAATATGATATTTAAGGAATATGATAGACAGGAATATGAGAGATTGAAATGATAGAGGGAATATGTGTCACTCCTGCTACCTATCTTCCCCCCTGTCTGTCGAGGGCACCAAGCTCCCCAGCATTGATCGCTTCTGCCATTATCATTAttcacacctgccttcccccatCTTGCGGGTCAGCGATTATTGttctcacctggactcaatcacctctatCATTAACATCCCCATATCTGTCgggttccctctctgttccctgcttctgtATTGATTGTCATATGTCCTTGTTTACCAGTGTG harbors:
- the LOC121846182 gene encoding uncharacterized protein LOC121846182, with the protein product MEGSMLTQRRAECQLKEREIQTDYMMELGARLALVRQIQREQEKEMKRIWFETRKMPSLIEENVRDVTNRPLTEFMAPCIDSLPPLAFTNRRPIPTMLHPPSQLAIRAQDAQRFIVFSYFVPAECPVATEATADVSTGKREDLLTDTHLSSMLHRYLPHFFNDDSIPPQQTVEGTTELSVAPVAISNIKEEDRFYPFSLPPLAQRFVGNSLIVPGTSQPAVSATECRVAKEATADTATVKRENRWAARSLPSVLPPCLPPVFDDDFKPTEQTVEDAYEVSGATENTSGTATVDGVDRSTAKCPVPMLPPSLPPVFDNDYKLPEEAVEGTNKCPVASESAASVSAVLQEEFSADKSLPAPAALPLRLPCTHSIDHKQLWEKVEDNTEFSVDKEATVAIYTWEDKSPSVLPCIHNNNDHQLPEETVEDNTECSVDTEASAVASTVKREELTCDKSPVRAIPPILGCIHDKDHKEEVRQREGLKREADCAHSKSSNGMPSSERAETILGRVGFLVMNHMQKIPFLKMKEKEKNKKLHKKLKDDEKERKEKKNKEEENKKREKKEMNEREKEQKKVMKAEKKRENILAP